CGCCGACCTGTCGCAGCCTCTGCACAACGTGGTGTACGACGAGTTCAACATCAAGTGGCACAAGTACTGCGACGGGATCATCGAGGCGGAAGCGCTGGAGAACGTTGATGAGATACGGAAGAGAATGTACGACGTGGTGATCGACCCGGCGGACCTGGAGACCGATCTGGCACGGGAGGTGGCGAGGGTGGCAAACGAGAGCCGACGCCTTGCCAGGGTACTGACGAAGGAGCAGAGGCCGCTGACGCGCGAGGAGGCGTACCGGCAGCTCGGCCACAGCGCCTCCGTCTTGAAGGCGCTCCTCTACTCCCTCTCCTTTCAGGCGGTGGCGCGGTAGAGCTCTGCAAGCTCCCGTGCCACGGCGTCAGGTGCGCCGGCACGGAAGAAGTCGGTGAAAACCCGCTCCACCTCGGCCGTCACCCCCGCAGCGTCCATGACAGGGGAGCGCTGCACCCTTTTCCTCAGCCCCTGGCGCAGCTCCGCCAGGTGATCGGGATCCCCGGCAAGCCTCACCGCCGTCGCGACATACTCCGCCTTGTGCTCGGCAATAAGCTCGGACAGCCCGCAGTTGGTGAGTATGGTGACTCCGGTGCGCCCCGCATGGCTTTTTCCCGCCAGGGTCAGCACCGGGACCCCCATCCAGAGAGCCTCGCACGTCGTGGTGGTGCCGTTGTACGGGAAGGTGTCGAGCGCCATGTCGACTCTGCCGTACTGTTCCAGGTGCTCGTACGTCCCCACATTTCCCCCTTCCAGATCGATCCGCTCCGGATCCACCCCGAGCCACCCGAGGGTCTCCCGTATCCGCGCCGCCACGCATCGCCCGGAGAGCGCCTTCGCCTTCACCAGGAGCCGCGAGGTCGGGAGCGCCAGGAGGACCTGCGCCCAGAGCCCGAGCACCTCAGGGGTCACCTTCGCCAGGTTGTTGAAGGAGCCGAAGGTGAGATACCCGTTCCTGCGGAAGGGGGGGGGCGCCACCGGCGGGGAAGGGTTCGGCGCCCCGTAGCAGGAGAAGATCCGCGGCAGCCTGATAAGCGCCTCGGTGTGGAGCTCGTCACTCTCACCGGGGGGGTCGACGAGGGTGTCGGTGAGGCGGTAGTCGACGGTCGGCAGGGCGCTGGTGTTCGGGTAGCCGATCCAGGTCACCTGTATCGGGGCCGGCTTCCGCGCCAGGAGAAGGGGGCGGCTTCCGCCGGTGTGGCCGGCGAGATCGACGAGTATGTCGATGCCGTGGCTCGCGATCTGGCGAGCAGCGGCTTCGTCGCCGACGCCGCAGATGTTGATCCAGCGGTCGCACAGCCCCTGCAGGCGCTCCGTCACGCGGCAGGGGCTCGCGACGTTCGCGTAGCAGAAGATCTCGAAGCGGCTCCTGTCGTGATGGCGCAGGATCGGCTCGATGAAGTAGGCGACCGAGTGCTCCCGGAAGTCAGGGGAGAGATAGCCGAGCCTGATGCGGCGCTCCTCCCGTGCGAGCGGTGCGCGGTCCATGCGCGGGCGCAGCGGCTCCGCATGACGGGCCGCGAAGGAGAGATGCTCCTCGAAGATCTGTCGGGGGGAGAAGCACGGCGAGTAGTGC
The DNA window shown above is from Geomonas sp. RF6 and carries:
- a CDS encoding O-linked N-acetylglucosamine transferase, SPINDLY family protein codes for the protein MITEAGQGQAAVKFAELLLKKGMPEEAVRYLKDALQKDPGCADAHYTLAAIKAGIGKFTIAEEHFRKALRLAPESHKAHNGLGVVLQQQGLLEEALIHYREAAGLHPWYQDAQVNLAMLLKSLGRPGEAGERLKEAIKVQPDVARLWYNLANILMASGQSEEAVHAYRETLRLEPEHLDAHQNLLFALHYSPCFSPRQIFEEHLSFAARHAEPLRPRMDRAPLAREERRIRLGYLSPDFREHSVAYFIEPILRHHDRSRFEIFCYANVASPCRVTERLQGLCDRWINICGVGDEAAARQIASHGIDILVDLAGHTGGSRPLLLARKPAPIQVTWIGYPNTSALPTVDYRLTDTLVDPPGESDELHTEALIRLPRIFSCYGAPNPSPPVAPPPFRRNGYLTFGSFNNLAKVTPEVLGLWAQVLLALPTSRLLVKAKALSGRCVAARIRETLGWLGVDPERIDLEGGNVGTYEHLEQYGRVDMALDTFPYNGTTTTCEALWMGVPVLTLAGKSHAGRTGVTILTNCGLSELIAEHKAEYVATAVRLAGDPDHLAELRQGLRKRVQRSPVMDAAGVTAEVERVFTDFFRAGAPDAVARELAELYRATA